From Solanum lycopersicum chromosome 8, SLM_r2.1, the proteins below share one genomic window:
- the LOC101260845 gene encoding uncharacterized protein isoform X9: MLLPYARRWTRGIDRDTESHHVLIPIRDQLNRMTEDQFRWTLYNEILHTLPHCCMVDEPLWMACVPMFCLEIVEVHSPDRVMRQFGHSQHVPVIPSWGTNHHAHDQRRRLGAEVLEMMDKYFCDWGNRHQSLAVEVNDGTSGAGYRLWYMRHGRLLIGRPTLEVDVSSGFVHFAGTSIAMSRGLFKLYSLALQWQRDTTSALHGEKVSQIVKDTLLEAGIQFREPFFEGDPLFEHVRARGPRSGRMGHRGRARGRARGCGAGGIPIPPDIGADVRVEADDLHVHQFGTSDIMNLLHMSFDPYSRLTRDVEGIGHMSYESTIDVGDYIPDIAGTSGTVRFDTEDTTIYNTQDFIEGLFDDPIKLQVRVIYLFNTVAINTLILFMPTFRK; this comes from the exons ATGTTACTTCCATATGCTAGGCGTTGGACGCGTGGAATTGATAGGGATACCGAGTCACATCATGTTCTTATCCCGATCAGAGACCAGTTAAACCGCATGACGGAGGATCAg tttcgATGGACACTGTACAATGAAATTTTACATACACTGCCTCATTGTTGTATGGTCGATGAGCCTCTATGGATGGCATGTGTCCCTATGTTTTGCCTAGAGATTGTTGAAGTGCACTCGCCTGATAGAGTAATGCGTCAGTTTGGTCATTCCCAGCATGTACCTGTGATTCCTAGTTGGGGAACCAACCACCACGCGCATGATCAGCGTAGGAGGCTTGGAGCAGAGGTTCTTGAAATgatggataaatatttttgtgattgGGGTAATCGACATCAGAGTTTAGCTGTTGAGGTAAATGATGGTACTAGCGGGGCAGGGTATAGATTATGGTACATGCGGCATGGAAGATTGCTTATAGGTAGGCCTACATTAGAGGTTGACGTATCGTCAGGCTTTGTTCATTTTGCTGGTACTAGTATTGCAATGTCCAGAGGACTATTTAAATTGTATAGTCTTGCATTACAGTGGCAGAGAGACACAACCTCTGCTTTACATGGTGAAAAGGTATCTCAGATTGTTAAAGATACATTGCTTGAGGCCGGAATACAATTTAGAGAGCCATTTTTTGAGGGAGATCCTTTATTTGAACATGTGCGTGCAAGAGGACCCAGAAGTGGACGGATGGGGCATAGAGGTAGAGCTCGAGGACGCGCTCGAGGATGTGGCGCTGGTGGTATACCTATTCCTCCAGACATAGGGGCAGATGTGAGAGTAGAGGCTGATGATTTGCATGTTCATCAGTTTGGCACGTCAGATATCATGAATTTATTACATATGTCATTTGATCCTTATTCAAGATTGACTCGAGATGTGGAAGGAATTGGACATATGAGCTATGAATCAACAATAGATGTTGGAGATTATATACCTGATATCGCG ggCACATCAGGTACTGTCCGTTTTGACACTGAAGATACTACTATTTATAACACTCAAGATTTTATTGAAGGATTGTTTGATGATCCAATTAAGTTGCAGGTTCGtgttatttatctatttaataCAGTAGCTATtaacactttgattttatttatgccCACTTTtcgtaaataa
- the LOC101260845 gene encoding uncharacterized protein isoform X14 produces MFVKVWCWERILPVQPSAPPQHDGDMLLPYARRWTRGIDRDTESHHVLIPIRDQLNRMTEDQFGHSQHVPVIPSWGTNHHAHDQRRRLGAEVLEMMDKYFCDWGNRHQSLAVEVNDGTSGAGYRLWYMRHGRLLIGRPTLEVDVSSGFVHFAGTSIAMSRGLFKLYSLALQWQRDTTSALHGEKVSQIVKDTLLEAGIQFREPFFEGDPLFEHVRARGPRSGRMGHRGRARGRARGCGAGGIPIPPDIGADVRVEADDLHVHQFGTSDIMNLLHMSFDPYSRLTRDVEGIGHMSYESTIDVGDYIPDIAGTSGTVRFDTEDTTIYNTQDFIEGLFDDPIKLQ; encoded by the exons ATGTTCGTGAAG GTTTGGTGTTGGGAGAGGATCTTGCCTGTACAGCCATCAGCTCCTCCTCAACATGATGGTGACATGTTACTTCCATATGCTAGGCGTTGGACGCGTGGAATTGATAGGGATACCGAGTCACATCATGTTCTTATCCCGATCAGAGACCAGTTAAACCGCATGACGGAGGATCAg TTTGGTCATTCCCAGCATGTACCTGTGATTCCTAGTTGGGGAACCAACCACCACGCGCATGATCAGCGTAGGAGGCTTGGAGCAGAGGTTCTTGAAATgatggataaatatttttgtgattgGGGTAATCGACATCAGAGTTTAGCTGTTGAGGTAAATGATGGTACTAGCGGGGCAGGGTATAGATTATGGTACATGCGGCATGGAAGATTGCTTATAGGTAGGCCTACATTAGAGGTTGACGTATCGTCAGGCTTTGTTCATTTTGCTGGTACTAGTATTGCAATGTCCAGAGGACTATTTAAATTGTATAGTCTTGCATTACAGTGGCAGAGAGACACAACCTCTGCTTTACATGGTGAAAAGGTATCTCAGATTGTTAAAGATACATTGCTTGAGGCCGGAATACAATTTAGAGAGCCATTTTTTGAGGGAGATCCTTTATTTGAACATGTGCGTGCAAGAGGACCCAGAAGTGGACGGATGGGGCATAGAGGTAGAGCTCGAGGACGCGCTCGAGGATGTGGCGCTGGTGGTATACCTATTCCTCCAGACATAGGGGCAGATGTGAGAGTAGAGGCTGATGATTTGCATGTTCATCAGTTTGGCACGTCAGATATCATGAATTTATTACATATGTCATTTGATCCTTATTCAAGATTGACTCGAGATGTGGAAGGAATTGGACATATGAGCTATGAATCAACAATAGATGTTGGAGATTATATACCTGATATCGCG ggCACATCAGGTACTGTCCGTTTTGACACTGAAGATACTACTATTTATAACACTCAAGATTTTATTGAAGGATTGTTTGATGATCCAATTAAGTTGCAG
- the LOC101260845 gene encoding uncharacterized protein isoform X13, translating to MLLPYARRWTRGIDRDTESHHVLIPIRDQLNRMTEDQFRWTLYNEILHTLPHCCMVDEPLWMACVPMFCLEIVEVHSPDRVMRQFGHSQHVPVIPSWGTNHHAHDQRRRLGAEVLEMMDKYFCDWGNRHQSLAVEVNDGTSGAGYRLWYMRHGRLLIGRPTLEVDVSSGFVHFAGTSIAMSRGLFKLYSLALQWQRDTTSALHGEKVSQIVKDTLLEAGIQFREPFFEGDPLFEHVRARGPRSGRMGHRGRARGRARGCGAGGIPIPPDIGADVRVEADDLHVHQFGTSDIMNLLHMSFDPYSRLTRDVEGIGHMSYESTIDVGDYIPDIAGTSGTVRFDTEDTTIYNTQDFIEGLFDDPIKLQ from the exons ATGTTACTTCCATATGCTAGGCGTTGGACGCGTGGAATTGATAGGGATACCGAGTCACATCATGTTCTTATCCCGATCAGAGACCAGTTAAACCGCATGACGGAGGATCAg tttcgATGGACACTGTACAATGAAATTTTACATACACTGCCTCATTGTTGTATGGTCGATGAGCCTCTATGGATGGCATGTGTCCCTATGTTTTGCCTAGAGATTGTTGAAGTGCACTCGCCTGATAGAGTAATGCGTCAGTTTGGTCATTCCCAGCATGTACCTGTGATTCCTAGTTGGGGAACCAACCACCACGCGCATGATCAGCGTAGGAGGCTTGGAGCAGAGGTTCTTGAAATgatggataaatatttttgtgattgGGGTAATCGACATCAGAGTTTAGCTGTTGAGGTAAATGATGGTACTAGCGGGGCAGGGTATAGATTATGGTACATGCGGCATGGAAGATTGCTTATAGGTAGGCCTACATTAGAGGTTGACGTATCGTCAGGCTTTGTTCATTTTGCTGGTACTAGTATTGCAATGTCCAGAGGACTATTTAAATTGTATAGTCTTGCATTACAGTGGCAGAGAGACACAACCTCTGCTTTACATGGTGAAAAGGTATCTCAGATTGTTAAAGATACATTGCTTGAGGCCGGAATACAATTTAGAGAGCCATTTTTTGAGGGAGATCCTTTATTTGAACATGTGCGTGCAAGAGGACCCAGAAGTGGACGGATGGGGCATAGAGGTAGAGCTCGAGGACGCGCTCGAGGATGTGGCGCTGGTGGTATACCTATTCCTCCAGACATAGGGGCAGATGTGAGAGTAGAGGCTGATGATTTGCATGTTCATCAGTTTGGCACGTCAGATATCATGAATTTATTACATATGTCATTTGATCCTTATTCAAGATTGACTCGAGATGTGGAAGGAATTGGACATATGAGCTATGAATCAACAATAGATGTTGGAGATTATATACCTGATATCGCG ggCACATCAGGTACTGTCCGTTTTGACACTGAAGATACTACTATTTATAACACTCAAGATTTTATTGAAGGATTGTTTGATGATCCAATTAAGTTGCAG
- the LOC101260845 gene encoding uncharacterized protein isoform X8, whose amino-acid sequence MFVKVWCWERILPVQPSAPPQHDGDMLLPYARRWTRGIDRDTESHHVLIPIRDQLNRMTEDQFRWTLYNEILHTLPHCCMVDEPLWMACVPMFCLEIVEVHSPDRVMRQFGHSQHVPVIPSWGTNHHAHDQRRRLGAEVLEMMDKYFCDWGNRHQSLAVEVNDGTSGAGYRLWYMRHGRLLIGRPTLEVDVSSGFVHFAGTSIAMSRGLFKLYSLALQWQRDTTSALHGEKVSQIVKDTLLEAGIQFREPFFEGDPLFEHVRARGPRSGRMGHRGRARGRARGCGAGGIPIPPDIGADVRVEADDLHVHQFGTSDIMNLLHMSFDPYSRLTRDVEGIGHMSYESTIDVGDYIPDIAGTSGTVRFDTEDTTIYNTQDFIEGLFDDPIKLQ is encoded by the exons ATGTTCGTGAAG GTTTGGTGTTGGGAGAGGATCTTGCCTGTACAGCCATCAGCTCCTCCTCAACATGATGGTGACATGTTACTTCCATATGCTAGGCGTTGGACGCGTGGAATTGATAGGGATACCGAGTCACATCATGTTCTTATCCCGATCAGAGACCAGTTAAACCGCATGACGGAGGATCAg tttcgATGGACACTGTACAATGAAATTTTACATACACTGCCTCATTGTTGTATGGTCGATGAGCCTCTATGGATGGCATGTGTCCCTATGTTTTGCCTAGAGATTGTTGAAGTGCACTCGCCTGATAGAGTAATGCGTCAGTTTGGTCATTCCCAGCATGTACCTGTGATTCCTAGTTGGGGAACCAACCACCACGCGCATGATCAGCGTAGGAGGCTTGGAGCAGAGGTTCTTGAAATgatggataaatatttttgtgattgGGGTAATCGACATCAGAGTTTAGCTGTTGAGGTAAATGATGGTACTAGCGGGGCAGGGTATAGATTATGGTACATGCGGCATGGAAGATTGCTTATAGGTAGGCCTACATTAGAGGTTGACGTATCGTCAGGCTTTGTTCATTTTGCTGGTACTAGTATTGCAATGTCCAGAGGACTATTTAAATTGTATAGTCTTGCATTACAGTGGCAGAGAGACACAACCTCTGCTTTACATGGTGAAAAGGTATCTCAGATTGTTAAAGATACATTGCTTGAGGCCGGAATACAATTTAGAGAGCCATTTTTTGAGGGAGATCCTTTATTTGAACATGTGCGTGCAAGAGGACCCAGAAGTGGACGGATGGGGCATAGAGGTAGAGCTCGAGGACGCGCTCGAGGATGTGGCGCTGGTGGTATACCTATTCCTCCAGACATAGGGGCAGATGTGAGAGTAGAGGCTGATGATTTGCATGTTCATCAGTTTGGCACGTCAGATATCATGAATTTATTACATATGTCATTTGATCCTTATTCAAGATTGACTCGAGATGTGGAAGGAATTGGACATATGAGCTATGAATCAACAATAGATGTTGGAGATTATATACCTGATATCGCG ggCACATCAGGTACTGTCCGTTTTGACACTGAAGATACTACTATTTATAACACTCAAGATTTTATTGAAGGATTGTTTGATGATCCAATTAAGTTGCAG
- the LOC101260845 gene encoding uncharacterized protein isoform X5, translating into MFVKVWCWERILPVQPSAPPQHDGDMLLPYARRWTRGIDRDTESHHVLIPIRDQLNRMTEDQFRWTLYNEILHTLPHCCMVDEPLWMACVPMFCLEIVEVHSPDRVMRQFGHSQHVPVIPSWGTNHHAHDQRRRLGAEVLEMMDKYFCDWGNRHQSLAVEVNDGTSGAGYRLWYMRHGRLLIGRPTLEVDVSSGFVHFAGTSIAMSRGLFKLYSLALQWQRDTTSALHGEKVSQIVKDTLLEAGIQFREPFFEGDPLFEHVRARGPRSGRMGHRGRARGRARGCGAGGIPIPPDIGADVRVEADDLHVHQFGTSDIMNLLHMSFDPYSRLTRDVEGIGHMSYESTIDVGDYIPDIAGTSGTVRFDTEDTTIYNTQDFIEGLFDDPIKLQGLSGQYFSPPSGLNCPK; encoded by the exons ATGTTCGTGAAG GTTTGGTGTTGGGAGAGGATCTTGCCTGTACAGCCATCAGCTCCTCCTCAACATGATGGTGACATGTTACTTCCATATGCTAGGCGTTGGACGCGTGGAATTGATAGGGATACCGAGTCACATCATGTTCTTATCCCGATCAGAGACCAGTTAAACCGCATGACGGAGGATCAg tttcgATGGACACTGTACAATGAAATTTTACATACACTGCCTCATTGTTGTATGGTCGATGAGCCTCTATGGATGGCATGTGTCCCTATGTTTTGCCTAGAGATTGTTGAAGTGCACTCGCCTGATAGAGTAATGCGTCAGTTTGGTCATTCCCAGCATGTACCTGTGATTCCTAGTTGGGGAACCAACCACCACGCGCATGATCAGCGTAGGAGGCTTGGAGCAGAGGTTCTTGAAATgatggataaatatttttgtgattgGGGTAATCGACATCAGAGTTTAGCTGTTGAGGTAAATGATGGTACTAGCGGGGCAGGGTATAGATTATGGTACATGCGGCATGGAAGATTGCTTATAGGTAGGCCTACATTAGAGGTTGACGTATCGTCAGGCTTTGTTCATTTTGCTGGTACTAGTATTGCAATGTCCAGAGGACTATTTAAATTGTATAGTCTTGCATTACAGTGGCAGAGAGACACAACCTCTGCTTTACATGGTGAAAAGGTATCTCAGATTGTTAAAGATACATTGCTTGAGGCCGGAATACAATTTAGAGAGCCATTTTTTGAGGGAGATCCTTTATTTGAACATGTGCGTGCAAGAGGACCCAGAAGTGGACGGATGGGGCATAGAGGTAGAGCTCGAGGACGCGCTCGAGGATGTGGCGCTGGTGGTATACCTATTCCTCCAGACATAGGGGCAGATGTGAGAGTAGAGGCTGATGATTTGCATGTTCATCAGTTTGGCACGTCAGATATCATGAATTTATTACATATGTCATTTGATCCTTATTCAAGATTGACTCGAGATGTGGAAGGAATTGGACATATGAGCTATGAATCAACAATAGATGTTGGAGATTATATACCTGATATCGCG ggCACATCAGGTACTGTCCGTTTTGACACTGAAGATACTACTATTTATAACACTCAAGATTTTATTGAAGGATTGTTTGATGATCCAATTAAGTTGCAG GGACTATCAGGCCAATACTTTTCACCGCCGAGTGGATTGAATTGTCCAAAGTAG
- the LOC101260845 gene encoding uncharacterized protein isoform X2 — protein sequence MFVKVWCWERILPVQPSAPPQHDGDMLLPYARRWTRGIDRDTESHHVLIPIRDQLNRMTEDQFRWTLYNEILHTLPHCCMVDEPLWMACVPMFCLEIVEVHSPDRVMRQFGHSQHVPVIPSWGTNHHAHDQRRRLGAEVLEMMDKYFCDWGNRHQSLAVEVNDGTSGAGYRLWYMRHGRLLIGRPTLEVDVSSGFVHFAGTSIAMSRGLFKLYSLALQWQRDTTSALHGEKVSQIVKDTLLEAGIQFREPFFEGDPLFEHVRARGPRSGRMGHRGRARGRARGCGAGGIPIPPDIGADVRVEADDLHVHQFGTSDIMNLLHMSFDPYSRLTRDVEGIGHMSYESTIDVGDYIPDIAGTSGTVRFDTEDTTIYNTQDFIEGLFDDPIKLQEGTIRPILFTAEWIELSKVGIFVATHSEFWCHMLPCLIPNLIKSLYCMRTWNM from the exons ATGTTCGTGAAG GTTTGGTGTTGGGAGAGGATCTTGCCTGTACAGCCATCAGCTCCTCCTCAACATGATGGTGACATGTTACTTCCATATGCTAGGCGTTGGACGCGTGGAATTGATAGGGATACCGAGTCACATCATGTTCTTATCCCGATCAGAGACCAGTTAAACCGCATGACGGAGGATCAg tttcgATGGACACTGTACAATGAAATTTTACATACACTGCCTCATTGTTGTATGGTCGATGAGCCTCTATGGATGGCATGTGTCCCTATGTTTTGCCTAGAGATTGTTGAAGTGCACTCGCCTGATAGAGTAATGCGTCAGTTTGGTCATTCCCAGCATGTACCTGTGATTCCTAGTTGGGGAACCAACCACCACGCGCATGATCAGCGTAGGAGGCTTGGAGCAGAGGTTCTTGAAATgatggataaatatttttgtgattgGGGTAATCGACATCAGAGTTTAGCTGTTGAGGTAAATGATGGTACTAGCGGGGCAGGGTATAGATTATGGTACATGCGGCATGGAAGATTGCTTATAGGTAGGCCTACATTAGAGGTTGACGTATCGTCAGGCTTTGTTCATTTTGCTGGTACTAGTATTGCAATGTCCAGAGGACTATTTAAATTGTATAGTCTTGCATTACAGTGGCAGAGAGACACAACCTCTGCTTTACATGGTGAAAAGGTATCTCAGATTGTTAAAGATACATTGCTTGAGGCCGGAATACAATTTAGAGAGCCATTTTTTGAGGGAGATCCTTTATTTGAACATGTGCGTGCAAGAGGACCCAGAAGTGGACGGATGGGGCATAGAGGTAGAGCTCGAGGACGCGCTCGAGGATGTGGCGCTGGTGGTATACCTATTCCTCCAGACATAGGGGCAGATGTGAGAGTAGAGGCTGATGATTTGCATGTTCATCAGTTTGGCACGTCAGATATCATGAATTTATTACATATGTCATTTGATCCTTATTCAAGATTGACTCGAGATGTGGAAGGAATTGGACATATGAGCTATGAATCAACAATAGATGTTGGAGATTATATACCTGATATCGCG ggCACATCAGGTACTGTCCGTTTTGACACTGAAGATACTACTATTTATAACACTCAAGATTTTATTGAAGGATTGTTTGATGATCCAATTAAGTTGCAG GAAGGGACTATCAGGCCAATACTTTTCACCGCCGAGTGGATTGAATTGTCCAAAGTAGGCATTTTTGTAGCTACGCACAGTGAATTCTGGTGCCATATGCTCCCATGCTTGATACCCAATTTGATCAAATCCCTTTATTGCATGAGAACATGGAATATG